From Camelina sativa cultivar DH55 chromosome 5, Cs, whole genome shotgun sequence:
TACTTGGATTTATCGAAAggtataacctttttttttttcagattattttGATTCCCGTTGTTCTGTTCTCGATTCCATCATCTAAACTATATATTAGCGATGATTTCACCAGATTTATCTATGATTTGCTTCTTGTTGACTGTTTGGTTATGGCTATTTTTTTGAATGCGAGTCAATAATTCCAAATAGTATTTGAATTCTCAACGTTGCAGATTTGAATAGAAATTGTTATGAGTTGCTTCGGCTGTTGCGAGGAAGATGATATGCATAAAGCTGCTGATTATGGTGGCCACCACAACACTGCCAAACACTTTCCAGGTCtaatttctgtttctttttactTCCTTCCATATCAAAATTGGATCTTTCTTACTTATACTAAGCAAATATCAAAACTTGCCGAGGTAGTTCAGTATCAAGTCCCCTTGTTTTGGTTTCCCTGTTTATGATCATGTGGGATTAGTCtctttattgaaaaaaaaaaaaagctttggttTTGGTGAGCAGGAAATGATGCAAGGCATCAAGCTTCTGAAACTGCGCAAAAGGGCGCTCCTATTGTGAAGGTGCAGCCTATTGAAGTACCTACTATCCCTGCTACTGAACTCGAGGAAGCAACAGATGATTTTGGTTCCACTTCTCTCATCGGTGAAGGCTCCTATGGAAGAGTTTATTACGGAGTTTTGAACAATGATCAGCCTGCagctattaaaaaaattggattctAATAAACAGCCTGACAATGAGTTCCTTGCCCAGGTTTGATAAGTTTACTGGCTTTAGTAAACTATTGTTGTTGGTATGTCACATTGTCTGAATTTTGGAATTGAACTTGGGAAATTTAATTTGAACTGCTTGTGCAGGTTTCCATGGTTTCTAGGCTGAAACATGATAACTTTGTTCAACTTCTTGGTTACTGTGTTGATGGGAATTCACGGATACTTGCTTATGAGTTTGCCAAAAATGGATCTCTTCATGATATTCTTCATGGTACAGTTTTGCTTAATCACTAAGTTGTCCACACACACTTCTAGGACCAATATTCGTGTGGGGATTACTTAACTTTAACATCTTACGATGATTCCTCAGGGAGGAAAGGTGTGAAGGGAGCACAGCCAGGTCCTGTCTTGTCCTGGTATCAACGAGTGAAAATTGCAGTTGGAGCTGCAAGAGGGCTTGAGTACTTGCATGAAAAAGCAAATCCTCACATCATTCACCGCGACATTAAATCCAGCAATGTCCTGCTCTTTGAAGACGATGTTGCCAAAATTGCTGACTTTGATCTCTCTAATCAAGCTCCTGATATGGCAGCTCGCCTTCATTCCACCCGTGTTCTTGGAACTTTCGGTTATCATGCCCCTGAGTAAGTTTGGTGGGAGTTTCTTAGTCAAAACATGTTTTGTGTGAGTGAGCTAGCTACCAAGTCTCAACAAATGCTCTTCCCTTTTCTTTACAGATATGCAATGACCGGACAACTAAATGCCAAGAGTGATGTCTACAGCTTCGGGGTTGTCTTACTTGAACTTCTTACAGGTCGAAAACCTGTTGATCATAGATTACCTAGAGGCCAACAGAGTTTAGTCACATGGGTACTAATTTCTCTTAATCTTTACACATCTTTTTAGTTATCCTCATATAGCAAGATTATATAAACTGTTTACTTATATGAATCAGGCTACACCTAAACTGAGCGAAGACAAGGTTAAACAATGCGTTGATGCAAGACTTGGAGGCGATTACCCTCCAAAAGCTGTTGCTAAGGTATAttagaaagaaccaaacttttcATATTCTCAAATAGCGCTAACGTTTTAGAATGCATTGTAACATCAAGTGTGTGGTGATGATGAAAACGCAGTTAGCCGCGGTTGCTGCGTTGTGTGTGCAATATGAAGCGGATTTTAGGCCGAATATGAGTATTGTTGTCAAAGCTCTTCAACCTCTGTTGAATGCTCGAGCTGTAGTAGCTCCAGGCGAAGGAGTACATTAGCTAGCCACACAACTTTCTCTGTCGTCTCTGAAAGATttggtttacatatatatacacacaccaACCAAAACTTAATGTGCATAGAAATCtttgtattgtttattttttattattttggtcaaaGAAAAATCCGTTACCGTAATTTGGATTCTTGTTGACTGCTTAATTAACAAGAATCAcatcatttatatattctttcatttaaatttgtatgttataatgtatatatagataaataactGTCTACTCTATGTTACCATAGTATAAGTATTTGTTACCTACTTTTCAAAGATGtattacatattataattataatgttACCTAAATTCGTAACAAAAATAGGGTTACTGTCTCAGTGGCAGAAATCTTTGAAAAAAGGATCATATGATGGCATGTCCACAGGTAATTAAAAACCGCCACAATTCACTCATTATCATCCATTCGTATTTGAAAAtagtcaaaaccaaaaacaaaccaaaaaaaaaacatccaaatttagaaaaaaccataataaatcttttatatatatagacgtaACCTTTCATCTTCCTTTTTCTACCTATTCCTTTCCAATCCacgtccaaaaaaaaaaaaaaaaaacaaaaaaaaatgaacactCCAATAAAACTCGCCTTTCTCATTCTCTGCATCTCCCTCACCGCAACCGCATTCATAGTTCCAGAAAAACGCGACGCCGTTACACCAGAACACCTAAAGGCCGTCGATGGAATCTGCAGCGTTGTGCAAGACAAACGTCTATGTAGCATTACCCTAAGAGGCGTCCCAAGCAATGATCCAGCCGTTTTGGTCCGTTACTTAGCCACGGCCGCTGAAACGTCCGTTAAAAAGGGTTTGAAGTTCCTCGAAGGGATCAAACCTAAATACAAAGGAAACGCCTTTGCCACAACTTGCATCACCGGCTGTGAAAAACAGCTACACAACGCCTTGGAAGACTTTGCAGATTTCTGGAAAGCCGCAGGAAAAAACTTATCGAGCATGGCTGACAACTACTTCACatgtaagaagaagatgacttcTATCTTCACTTACCATTCCACTTGTCTCGATGATATTTACGACAAGACGTTACACAAAGTGGTCGAAGGAGGGATTGGGCTTGGGAAAAGAATGAGTGGTGAGTCAGTGGATGTGTTCGCTGGAATGGGCAAAGTCTTTAACACTTTCAACATTAAGACAAAACTTAACCAGCAAGAGACCGATGCCTTGCTCCCACCACCATTGTCCTTTTATTactattgattttatttatcaatataatattctatatcttcaaaaaaaaaaaatgtatagctTCCGTCGATGGTGATGAATAATTTGCATCGATTGGGGTTTTCAGATGTTTTAGGAATCTTGTAACCAAAGGTTCCTTTTGATGTATGTTTGTAATTAATATGTTATGGATTATAATCATGTATGGACCTCGTGATTGGAAAGGATATGGAAAAGATGTGGTTatatatccaataataataacttaatTTAATAACGTATTTGGtgaattgta
This genomic window contains:
- the LOC104784596 gene encoding LOW QUALITY PROTEIN: probable receptor-like protein kinase At2g47060 (The sequence of the model RefSeq protein was modified relative to this genomic sequence to represent the inferred CDS: deleted 1 base in 1 codon), whose product is MSCFGCCEEDDMHKAADYGGHHNTAKHFPGNDARHQASETAQKGAPIVKVQPIEVPTIPATELEEATDDFGSTSLIGEGSYGRVYYGVLNNDQPAAIKKLDSNKQPDNEFLAQVSMVSRLKHDNFVQLLGYCVDGNSRILAYEFAKNGSLHDILHGRKGVKGAQPGPVLSWYQRVKIAVGAARGLEYLHEKANPHIIHRDIKSSNVLLFEDDVAKIADFDLSNQAPDMAARLHSTRVLGTFGYHAPEYAMTGQLNAKSDVYSFGVVLLELLTGRKPVDHRLPRGQQSLVTWATPKLSEDKVKQCVDARLGGDYPPKAVAKLAAVAALCVQYEADFRPNMSIVVKALQPLLNARAVVAPGEGVH
- the LOC104784597 gene encoding probable pectinesterase/pectinesterase inhibitor; its protein translation is MNTPIKLAFLILCISLTATAFIVPEKRDAVTPEHLKAVDGICSVVQDKRLCSITLRGVPSNDPAVLVRYLATAAETSVKKGLKFLEGIKPKYKGNAFATTCITGCEKQLHNALEDFADFWKAAGKNLSSMADNYFTCKKKMTSIFTYHSTCLDDIYDKTLHKVVEGGIGLGKRMSGESVDVFAGMGKVFNTFNIKTKLNQQETDALLPPPLSFYYY